In a genomic window of Hevea brasiliensis isolate MT/VB/25A 57/8 unplaced genomic scaffold, ASM3005281v1 Scaf347, whole genome shotgun sequence:
- the LOC131177162 gene encoding protein TIC 214-like: protein MTWTNYSLTEKKMKDLSARRKIIINQIEKITKEKEKKMRTPEINISPNKNKISYNAKKLKSSKNISQIVKRRNVRLARKFHFFIKILIEKIYIDIFLGIINIPRINAQLFLKSTKKIITKYIYNNEENQKKIDKTNQNTIHFISIIKKSRNSNNSNVVVINKNSKIFCDISSLSQAYVFYKLSQIKIINLYKLKSIFEYHSLFLKNEIKDFFIAQGLFNSELKNKNFRNSVMNQWKNWLRSHYQYKYDLSQIRWSRLTPQKWRNIINQHQHHMVQNKKLNKWNLYEKDRLIHYKKKNDFETDSLPNQKDNFKKHYKYNLLSYKSINYENKKDSYIYGSPLQVNNKQEISYNSKS from the coding sequence ATGACTTGGACAAATTATTCACTgacagaaaaaaaaatgaaagatctTTCTGCTAGAAGAAAGATAATCataaatcaaatagaaaaaattacaaaagaaaaggaaaaaaaaatgagaacCCCGGAAATAAATATTAGTCCTAACAAAAACAAAATAAGTTataatgctaaaaaattaaaatcatcaaAAAATATTTCGCAGATAGTAAAAAGAAGAAATGTTCGATTAGCGCGTAAATtccatttttttataaaaattttgattgaaaagatATACATAGATATCTTTTTAGGTATCATTAATATTCCAAGGATCAATGCACAGCTTTTTCTTAAATcaacaaaaaaaattattactaAATACATTTACAATAATGAAGAAAATCAGAAAAAAATTGATAAAACAAATCAAAATACAATTCACTTTATTTCGATTATAAAAAAGTCACGTAATAGTAATAATAGTAATGTTgttgttattaataaaaattcaaaGATTTTTTGTGACATATCCTCCTTGTCACAAGCTTATGTATTTTACAAATTATCACAAATCAAAATTATTAACTTATATAAGTTAAAATCTATCTTTGAATATCATAGCCTTTTTCTGAAGAATGAAATAAAGGATTTTTTTATAGCCCAAGGGCTATTTAATTccgaattaaaaaataaaaattttagaaattctgTAATGAATCAATGGAAAAATTGGTTAAGGAGTCATTATCAATATAAATACGATCTATCTCAGATTAGATGGTCTAGATTAACACCACAAAAATGGCGAAATATAATCAATCAACATCAACACCATAtggttcaaaataaaaaattaaacaaatggAATTTATATGAAAAAGACCGATTAAttcattacaaaaaaaaaaatgattttgagaCAGATTCATTACCAAATCAAAAAGATAATTTTAAAAAACACTATAAATATAATCTTTTATCATATAaatctattaattatgaaaataagaAGGACTCATATATTTATGGATCACCATTACAAGTAAATAATAAACAAGAGATTTCTTATAATTCCAAGTCATAA
- the LOC131177175 gene encoding NAD(P)H-quinone oxidoreductase chain 4, chloroplastic codes for MNSFPWLTIFVVLPISAGSLIFLFTHRGNKVIKWYTIFICAFELLLMNYVFSYYFQLDDPLIQLTEDYKWIQFFDFYWRLGIDGFSLGPILLTGFITTLATLAARPITRDSRLFHFLMLAMYSGQIGLFSSQDLLLFFIMWELELIPVYLLLSMWGGKKRLYSATKFILYTAGGSVFLLMGALGIALYGSNEQRFHFETSANQSYPVALEIFFYIGFLIAFAVKSPIIPLHTWLPDTHGEAHYSTCMLLAGILLKMGAYGLVRINMELLSHAHSIFSPWLIIVGVMQIIYAASTSPGQRNLKKRIAYSSVSHMGFIIIGICSISDMGLNGAILQIISHGFIGAALFFLAGTGYDRIRRVYLDEMGGMATSMPKIFTTFSILSLAYLALPGMSGFFAELIVFFGIITGQKYLLMSKILITFVMAVGMILTPIYLLSMLRQMFYGYKLFNAPNSSFFDSGPRELFVSISILLPVIGIGIYPDFVFSLSVDRVEAILSNYFYR; via the coding sequence ATGAATTCTTTTCCTTGGTTAACAATATTTGTAGTTTTACCGATATCCGCGGGTTCCTTAATTTTCCTTTTCACTCATAGAGGAAATAAAGTAATTAAGTGGTATACTATATTTATATGTGCCTTTGAACTCCTTTTAATGAATTATGTGTTCTCTTATTATTTCCAATTGGACGATCCATTAATCCAATTAACAGAAGATTATAAATGGATCCAATTTTTTGATTTTTACTGGAGATTGGGAATCGATGGATTTTCTTTAGGACCTATTTTACTGACAGGATTTATCACTACTTTAGCTACTTTAGCGGCTCGGCCAATTACTCGGGATTCTCGATTATTCCATTTTCTGATGTTAGCAATGTATAGTGGTCAAATAGGATTATTTTCTTCTCAAgatcttttacttttttttatcaTGTGGGAGTTAGAATTAATTCCCGTTTATCTACTTCTATCCATGTGGGGGGGAAAGAAACGTCTGTATTCAGCTACAAAGTTTATTTTGTATACTGCGGGAGGTTCCGTTTTTTTATTAATGGGAGCTTTGGGTATCGCTTTATATGGTTCTAATGAACAGAGATTCCATTTTGAAACATCAGCTAATCAATCATATCCTGTGGCGCTAGAAATATTTTTCTATATTGGATTTCTTATTGCTTTTGCTGTCAAATCACCGATTATACCCTTACATACATGGTTACCAGACACCCATGGGGAAGCACATTATAGTACTTGTATGCTTCTAGCCGGAATCTTATTAAAAATGGGGGCATATGGATTGGTTCGAATCAATATGGAATTATTATCTCACGCTCATTCTATTTTTTCTCCCTGGTTGATAATAGTAGGCGTAATGCAAATAATCTATGCAGCTTCAACATCTCCTGGTCaacgaaatttaaaaaaaagaatAGCCTATTCTTCTGTATCTCATATGGGTTTCATAATTATAGGAATTTGCTCTATAAGTGATATGGGACTCAATGGAGCCATTTTACAAATAATATCACATGGATTTATTGGTGCCGCACTTTTTTTCTTGGCAGGAACGGGTTATGATAGAATACGTCGTGTTTATCTTGATGAAATGGGTGGAATGGCTACCTCAATGCCAAAAATATTCACGACATTCAGTATCTTATCACTAGCTTACCTTGCATTACCAGGCATGAGCGGTTTTTTTGCGGAATTGATAGTATTTTTTGGAATAATTACAGGCCAAAAATATCTTTTAAtgtcaaaaatattaattactttTGTAATGGCAGTTGGAATGATATTAACTCctatttatttattatctatGTTACGCCAGATGTTCTATGGATATAAGCTGTTTAATGCCCCAAACTCTTCTTTTTTTGATTCTGGACCGCGGGAGTTATTTGTTTCGATCTCTATCCTTCTGCCTGTAATAGGTATTGGTATTTATCCGGATTTCGTTTTCTCATTATCAGTTGACAGGGTTGAAGCTATTCTATCTAATTATTTTTATAGATAG
- the LOC131177169 gene encoding protein TIC 214-like, whose translation MIFQSFILGNLVSLCMKIINSVVVVGLYYGFLTTFSMGPSYLFLLRARVIEEGEEGTEKKVSATTGFITGQLMMFISIYYAPLHLALGRPHTITVLALPYLLFHFFWNNHKHFYDYGSTTRNSMRNLSIQFVFLNNLIFQLFNHFILPSSMLVRLVNIYMFLCNNKMLFVTSSFVGWLIGHILFMKWVGLILVWIQQNNSIRSNVLFRSNKYLVSELRNSMARIFSILLFITCVYSLGRIQSPIFTKKLKETSETEEREEETDVEIEKTSETKGTKQEQEGSTEEDPSSSLFSEEKEDPDKIDETEEIQVNGKEKTKDEFHFHFKETCYKNRPLYETFYLDGNQENSKLEILIDKKNKDLFWFEKPLVTILFDSKRWNRPFRYIKNDQFENAVRKEMSQYFFYTCRSDGKERISFTYPPSLSTFLEMIQRKISLFTTEKLSSDELYNRWNYKNEQKKKILNNEFINRVQALDKEYLTLNTLEKRTRLCNDKTKKKYLPKIYDPFLSGSCRGKIQFFFSPSLLNKTSIKNSIEMLWINKIHLILLITNYQEFESKTDGFNRKAFSIENAYFLNLINEFVGKSRSSLNFKELPLFPDHKEEKMYLENRIKILKFLFHTVIANPKNKTIIKNSTGIKEISKQVPRWSYKLIDDLEQQEGENEENMSEDYEIRSRKAKRVVIFTDNKKNTDTYNNTKDTTNSDQIEEVTLIRYSQQSDFRRDIIKGSVRAQRRKIAIWELFQANVHSPLFLDRIDKSLFFSFDISELIKTMFINWMYKNAEFTISNTKKKTKESKKKEEDKREDNKREEKLG comes from the coding sequence ATGATTTTTCAATCTTTTATACTAGGTAATCTAGTATCCTTATGCATGAAGATAATCAATTCGGTCGTTGTGGTCGGACTCTATTATGGATTTCTGACCACATTCTCCATGGGACCCTCTTATCTCTTCCTTCTCCGAGCTCGGGTtatagaagaaggagaagaaggaaCTGAGAAGAAGGTATCAGCAACAACAGGTTTTATTACGGGACAGCTCATGATGTTCATATCGATCTATTATGCGCCTCTGCATCTAGCATTGGGTAGACCTCATACAATAACTGTCCTAGCTCTACCCTATCTTTTGTTTCATTTCTTCTGGAACAATCACAAACACTTTTATGATTATGGATCTACTACCAGAAATTCAATGCGTAATCTTAGCATTCAATTTGTATTCCTGAATAATCTCATTTTTCAATTATTCAACCATTTCATTTTACCAAGTTCAATGTTAGTCAGATTAGTCAACATTTATATGTTTCTATGCAACAACAAGATGTTATTTGTAACAAGTAGTTTTGTTGGTTGGTTAATTGGTCACATTTTATTCATGAAATGGGTTGGATTGATATTAGTCTGGATACAGCAAAATAATTCTATTAGATCTAATGTACTTTTTCGATCTAATAAGTACCTTGTGTCAGAATTGAGAAATTCTATGGCTCGAATCTTTAGTATTCTCTTATTTATTACCTGTGTCTACTCTTTAGGCAGAATACAGTCACCCATTTTTACTAAGAAACTGAAAGAAACCTCAGAAACGGAAGAAAGGGAGGAAGAAACAGATGTAGAAATAGAAAAAACTTCCGAAACGAAGGGGACTAAACAGGAACAAGAGGGATCCACCGAAGAAGATCcttcttcttcccttttttcGGAAGAAAAGGAGGATCCGGACAAAATCGACGAAACGGAAGAGATCCAAGTGAATGGAAAGGAAAAAACAAAGGATGAATTCCATTTTCACTTTAAAGAGACATGCTATAAAAATAGACCACTTTATGAAACTTTTTATCTGGATGGGAATCAAGAAAATTCGAAGTTagaaatattgatagataaaaaaaataaagatcttTTCTGGTTTGAAAAACCTCTTGTAACTATTCTTTTTGACTCTAAACGTTGGAATCGTCCATTTCGATATATAAAAAATGATCAGTTTGAGAATGCTGTAAGAAAAgaaatgtcacaatattttttttatacatgTCGGAGTGATGGAAAAGAAAGAATATCTTTTACGTATCCACCCAGTTTGTCAACTTTTTTGGAAATGATACAAAGAAAGATATCTCTGTTTACAACAGAAAAACTCTCCTCTGATGAATTGTATAATCGTTGGAATTATAAGAatgaacaaaaaaagaaaatcctAAATAATGAATTTATAAATAGAGTCCAGGCTCTAGATAAGGAATATCTTACTCTGAATACACTCGAAAAAAGGACTAGACTATGTAATGATAAAACTAAAAAAAAGTACTTACCTAAAATTTATGATCCCTTTTTGAGTGGGTCCTGCCGCGGGaaaatccaattttttttttcaccctCACTCCTAAATAAAACTTCCATAAAAAATTCAATAGAGATGCTTTGGATAAATAAAATTCATCTTATTCTTCTTATTACTAATTATCAAGAATTTGAATCAAAAACAGATGGATTTAATAGAAAAGCATTTTCAATAGAAAATGCTTATTTCTTAAACTTAATTAATGAATTTGTTGGAAAATCAAGATCAAGTTTAAATTTTAAGGAACTTCCCTTATTTCCAGATCACAAAGAAGAAAAAATGTATTTAGAAAAtcgaataaaaattttaaaatttttatttcatacAGTTATAGCGAATccaaaaaataaaacaattataAAAAATTCTACTGGAATAAAAGAAATAAGTAAACAAGTTCCTCGATGGTCATACAAATTAATTGACGATTTGGAACAACAAGAGggagaaaatgaagaaaacatgTCGGAAGATTATGAAATTCGTTCACGAAAAGCCAAACGGGTAGTGATTTTTactgataataaaaaaaatacagaTACTTATAATAATACCAAAGATACAACGAATTCTGATCAAATAGAAGAAGTGACTTTGATACGTTATTCACAACAATCGGATTTTCGCCGAGACATAATAAAAGGATCCGTGCGCGCACAAAGACGCAAAATAGCTATTTGGGAACTGTTTCAAGCAAATGTGCATTCTCCTCTTTTTTTGGACAGAATAGAcaaatctctttttttttcttttgatattTCCGAACTGATAAAAACAATGTTTATAAATTGGATGTATAAAAACGCAGAATTCACAATTTCAAATACaaagaaaaaaacaaaagaaagtaagaAAAAAGAAGAGGACAAAAGAGAAGACAACAAAAGAGAGGAAAAGCTAGGATAG
- the LOC131177173 gene encoding LOW QUALITY PROTEIN: protein TIC 214-like (The sequence of the model RefSeq protein was modified relative to this genomic sequence to represent the inferred CDS: substituted 3 bases at 3 genomic stop codons), with amino-acid sequence MGMNEEIKNCLISNFELWFFRKFVILYNTYKIKPWAIPIQFLLFNFHRNENVSKNNKINRKKNSDLFISISSNEKKIIELENQNHXEKESXXQFDFGSVFANQEKDIEEDYIELDMKKHRNKKQNKSHMEVELDFFLKRYLCFQLRWNGSLNHKIINNIKVYCLLLRLTNPREIIISSIQRQEISLNILMVQKDLTLTELMKKGILIIEPVRLSVKNDGQFILYQMVGILLVHKNKQQINQKYRENFYVDKKNFTESIERHQSIIGNRNKNDYDLLVPENILSPKRRRELRILFNLKNQNDIHINTEIFNGNNIKYCSPILDKSKHFDRDKKKLIKLQFFIWPNFRLEDLACMNRYWFDTNNASRFSMVRIYIYPRLKF; translated from the coding sequence atgggaatgaatgaagaaataaaaaattgtcTTATATCCAATTTTGAACTTTGGTTCTTTCGAAAATTTGTGATACTTTACAACACATATAAGATAAAACCATGGGCGATACCCATCCAATTTCTTCTTTTCAATTTTCATAGAAATGAAAATGttagtaaaaataataaaattaacagGAAGAAAAATAGCGATCTTTTTATATCTATATCAtcgaatgaaaaaaaaattattgaattagaGAATCAAAATCACTAAGAAAAAGAATCATAATAACAATTTGACTTTGGGTCAGTTTTCGCAAATCAAGAAAAAGATATTGAAGAAGATTATATAGAATTAGATATGAAAAAACATAGAAATAAAAAGCAAAACAAAAGTCATATGGAAGTAGAACTTGATTTCTTCCTAAAACGGTATTTATGTTTTCAATTAAGATGGAATGGTTCTTTAAATCacaaaataatcaataatatcaaAGTATATTGTCTCCTGCTTAGACTGACAAATCCACGAGAAATTATTATATCTTCTATTCAAAGGCAAGAaataagtttgaatattctgatgGTTCAGAAGGATTTAACTCTTACGGAATTAATGAAAAAGGGAATATTGATTATCGAACCTGTTCGTCTGTCGGTAAAAAATGATGGACAATTTATTTTGTATCAAATGGTAGGTATCCTATTAGTTCATAAGAACAAACAACAAATTAATCAAAAATACAGAGAAAATTTTTATGTTGATAAAAAGAATTTTACCGAATCTATTGAAAGACATCAAAGTATAATTGGAAATAGAAACAAAAATGATTATGATTTACTTGTTCCTGAAAATATTTTATCCCCTAAACGTCGTAGAGAATTAAGAAttcttttcaatttaaaaaatcAAAATGATATTCATATAAATACAGAAATTTTCAAtggtaataacataaaatattgtAGTCCCATTTTAGATAAAAGCAAACATTTTGATAGAGATAAAAAGAAACtaattaaattacaattttttatttgGCCCAATTTTCGATTAGAAGATTTAGCTTGTATGAATCGTTATTGGTTCGATACTAATAATGCTAGTCGGTTCAGTAtggtaagaatatatatatatccgCGGTTGAAATTTTGA
- the LOC131177179 gene encoding NAD(P)H-quinone oxidoreductase subunit 2 A, chloroplastic-like: protein MIWHVQNENFILDSTRIFMKAFHLLLFDGSFIFPECILIFGLILLLMIDSTSDQKDIPWLYFISSTSLVMSITALLFRWREEPMISFSGNFQTNNFNEIFQFLILLCSTLCIPLSVEYIECTEMAITEFLLFVLTATLGGMFLCGANDLITIFVAPECFSLCSYLLSGYTKKDVRSNEATKKYLLMGGASSSILVHAFSWLYGSSGGEIELQEIVNGLINTQMYNSPGISIALIFITVGIGFKLSLAPSHQWTPDVYEGVRDYECNRSIRRQKDHPKMIISWLLRTNQIRWFYFSIFLTFVAFLSVTSKVAASASATRIFDIPFYFSSNEWHLLLEILAILSMIVGNLIAITQTSMKRMLAYSSIGQIGYVIIGIIVGDSNGGYASMITYMLFYISMNLGTFACIVLFGLRTGTDNIRDYAGLYTKDPFLALSLALCLLSLGGLPPLAGFFGKLHLFWCGWQAGLYFLVLIGLLTSVVSIYYYLKIIKLLMTGRNQEITPHVRNYRRSPLRSNNSIELSMIVCVIASTIPGISMNPIVEIAQDTLF, encoded by the exons ATGATCTGGCATGTACAGAATGAAAACTTCATTCTCGATTCTACGAGAATTTTTATGAAAGCCTTTCATTTGCTTCTCTTCGATGGAAGTTTTATTTTCCCAGAATGTATCCTAATTTTTGGCCTAATTCTTCTTCTGATGATCGATTCAACCTCTGATCAAAAAGATATACCTTGGTTATATTTCATCTCTTCAACAAGTTTAGTAATGAGTATAACGGCCCTATTGTTCCGATGGAGAGAAGAACCTATGATTAGCTTTTCTGGAAATTTCCAAACGAACAATTTCAACGAAATCTTTCAATTTCTTATTTTACTATGTTCAACTCTATGTATTCCTCTATCCGTAGAGTACATTGAATGTACAGAAATGGCTATAACAGAGTTTCTCTTATTCGTATTAACAGCTACTCTAGGAGGAATGTTTTTATGCGGTGCTAACGATTTAATAACTATCTTTGTAGCTCCAGAATGTTTCAGTTTATGCTCCTACCTATTATCTGGATATACCAAGAAAGATGTACGGTCTAATGAGGCTACTAAGAAATATTTACTCATGGGTGGGGCAAGCTCTTCTATTCTGGTTCATGCTTTCTCTTGGCTATATGGTTCGTCCGGGGGAGAGATCGAGCTTCAAGAAATAGTGAATGGCCTTATCAATACACAAATGTATAACTCCCCAGGAATTTCAATTGCGCTTATATTCATCACTGTAGGAATTGGGTTCAAGCTTTCCCTAGCCCCTTCTCATCAATGGACTCCTGACGTATACGAAGGAGTGCG AGACTACGAGTGTAATAGGAGCATCCGTCGACAAAAGGATCACCCTAAGATGATCATCTCATGGCTATTGAGAACGAATCAAATCAGATGGTTCTATTTCTCAATCTTTCTGACTT TCGTTGCTTTTCTTTCTGTTACTTCGAAAGTAGCTGCTTCAGCTTCAGCCACTCGAATTTTCGATATTCCTTTTTATTTCTCATCAAACGAATGGCATCTTCTTCTGGAAATCCTAGCTATTCTGAGCATGATAGTGGGGAATCTCATTGCTATTACTCAAACAAGCATGAAACGTATGCTTGCATATTCGTCCATAGGTCAAATCGGATATGTAATTATTGGAATAATTGTTGGAGACTCAAATGGTGGATATGCAAGCATGATAACTTATATGCTCTTCTATATCTCCATGAATCTAGGAACTTTTGCTTGTATTGTATTATTTGGTCTACGTACCGGAACTGATAACATTCGAGATTATGCAGGATTATACACGAAAGATCCTTTTTTGGCTCTCTCTTTAGCCCTATGTCTCTTATCCCTAGGAGGTCTTCCTCCACTAGCAGGTTTTTTCGGAAAACTCCATTTATTCTGGTGTGGATGGCAGGCAGGCCTATATTTCTTGGTTTTAATAGGACTCCTTACGAGCGTTGTTTCTATCTACTATTATCTAAAAATAATCAAGTTATTAATGACTGGACGAAACCAAGAAATAACCCCTCACGTGCGAAATTATAGAAGATCCCCTTTAAGATCAAACAATTCCATCGAATTGAGTATGATTGTATGTGTGATAGCATCTACTATACCAGGAATATCAATGAACCCGATTGTTGAAATTGCTCAAGATACCCTTTTTTAG